Within the Camelus dromedarius isolate mCamDro1 chromosome 9, mCamDro1.pat, whole genome shotgun sequence genome, the region catAGCTCACGCGGTGGAGCccctgcttagcatacacaggtcCTGGGTGCATTCCCTGGTCCCTCTAATTACCTGCCTccccaaaattaattaattaattaaaaaaataaagagctaaAGGAAGAGGCAAGAGTGCCGACCACCGTGCATTAGCACGTCTCTGCCGTTCCCTGCGATGTTTACTTCAGGCCTGCAGTACGTACTTGGGGTTGTGTTCCTTGGCTTCGAAGTACATTCTCTCTGTGAGTAGCTGCTCTAGGACGAGCCCCAGCAGGTGGTAAAGGACACTCTGTCAGGCAGTTCATGGACGTCCCGTGTTTGAGGCCAGAGCTCGCCAGGGCAGTGCTGGTTTCCTGCCTCGCGGCCCAGGCACGTCCTGAAAACCGAGTTAAACCATCAACGCCTTGGCATCCGTCTTGTGACTTAGCCATCAAGTGTGGTGTCTGTACGGGGCATGATGGACAGACAATGGGGTAACTTTTAATAATCACTTGTAGTTTCTGTAACACCGTTTCTccatgcctctgtgcctttgacGTCCTATTTCTTCTGCTGGAACTGCTTCCACTCCACACCATCCCGTGACGGCCCCCTTCCTTCCAGTCTCATCTTAAAAACCTCCTCTCTGTGATGTCCTCTCACCTACCAAATGCAGGCGTGCGTTTCCCCCATCAGAGCCATTTTCTTCCGTGTTGTAATAGCACACTTATCGCTTACTGTTCCACGCAGACcaggagctccttgagggcaagggccAGGTTGCACCGTTCCTGTACTCCCCTCCGTGGCACCTGGCTCCTGGCTTTCTTGAATGCTGAGCGAATGTCACGAGAGGTTGTTTTAGGGACGGTGGTGGTTCCATAATTTCATTCCTCTCATCAAAGCCAAGGACAATGGTGAGAAGGCCCCTTCTTCAGCAGCCAGCCCTTGGATGACAGCGTGATGGAGAAGGAGACTTGAAGATGAAAGGTTCTGTTAGCGCTCTCACCTGAACAGCTCAGGAAGGTCACTTACGcttcttgtgcctcagtttcctcactcgTCCCTGGACGACAGTACTGCCTGGCTTCCTGGGTTACGGTGAGAGTCAGTGCAGATGTTCTATAGAAAAGCAGTCTGCAGACTGTAAAGCCAGCAcgagaaggaaaggagagtggCGGTGGAATCCGGTAGGAAGAACACGCGGCTTGGCCTTGGGCGAGATTTTAAACCCAGGCTCCACCGCTGTTCCTTTGACTAACACAACTCAGCTCCCGCGAGCCAGTTTCGTTACTTGTCCGGGGGACGCAGTAGCGCTTTGGGCAAGGCTGTGAAGGGCGATGGAGCCCAGGCCGTGTTCCATCTGTGTACGCCCTGCTGTGGCCTGCCAGAGCCACTGCACCCTGTGTGCTCATACCTCTGCACTCTCTTTTCCGTGGCGGACTCAGTCCTCTACCCCAGGGAGAGCGTGCCGCTTCTCTCAGGCTGGGGAGATGGAGCAGGCAGAGGTGAGAGGTGAGGACGGTTAGGATTTCCCTGGCCTGTGACCCCAGCCTGGATGTGCCTTGGGACAGTGCTGAGGCCAAGCCTCAGTGTGGTGTCCCAGCACATTCCCAGGGCAgcgacagaaagaaagaaaaggtaatgAGCTTTAGGACACGGCAGGCGCACAGAGCCCTGGGTGGGCAGTGTGGACGGCATGCTGCGGGCAGAGCCCTCCGAGGCTGGGGTCGTTGCGTGCTGGCGTTGCCGGGAGGGGCGAGGCCGAGCTGGTTGCCGTGCAGGCTCAGAGTGAATGCTGTGTTCTCCACCCCCTACCTCTGAACTTTGCTCACTCCCCGAGGAGAGCAGCcagccccctctcctctctcctgggatCCAAGCCCGTCCCGAGCACAGGGTGCGTGACAGCCACCACTGAAGCTGCCGTTGGTTACGAGGATCCCACAGGTTCTTGGCCATGTGGGCCTTAGCTATTTGTTTTTATGGAGAGGGCTGgcttagagtttttatttttgcatggGCCCAAATGCTTTGTGGTGGCAATTAAGTTTACTAAAATGCTCTTCTGCCCGGCACCCCGTGTGGGCAGTGAGTAAACGTGCGTGAGGAGTTTTGATGGTGACGATGACGACGATGGTGCTCAGCAGCCCACATGGTCTTCCACTGACTGAGCGTCAGCGTTGTGCCAGGCCTTGGCTGTGTCGCAGTAAGGAAGAGGGGCAGGGTCGCTGTCCCCATGGAATTTATAACCCCACGAGGGAGCAGACGAGTGAACAGCCGCTCTCCCACGGCGTGATAAGGGCAGAGTCCTGTGGGAACCCATCAGAGAGGCACCTCACCCAGACTCAGGGCGCGCTTCCTGGGAAAGGCAGCAGATGCCCGATGGCCTGGTGAAGGCCGGTGGGGAGGAAGTGCTCCAGGTAGAGGAAACCGTGTTGGCTGGAGAAACTGGAAGAAGCAGCCAGAAGAAGAAAGCATTTCCTCATCTGGTGTTTTCGCTTGCATCTCTGTAATAATGTCTTTCGTTTCCTCGTTTTCTAGGAATGTTTACCCTTGCGGAGGTTGCTTCGCTCAATGACATCCAGCCGACTTACCGGATCCTGAAACCATGGTGGGACGTGTTTATGGATTACCTGGCTGTCGTCATGCTGATGGTAGCCATCTTTGCGGGAACCATGCAGCTTACCAAAGATCAGGTGGTCTGCTTGCCGGTACTGCCGTCTCCTATAAATTCAAAGGCACACACGCCCCCGGGAAGTGCCGACGTCACCACCCACATCCCGAGGGCGGAATCTGCCACAGAGCAAGGCCGAGACGGGCGGACGGCGAAGGAGATTTCCTTTGGCGCAGCTGCTGTGACACCCGACATGCCTCTCCGAGCCACGCACCCTCACGCAGACGCCACAGCTCCCGGTCAGGAGgcgaagaaagagaagaaggaccCCGCAGGCCGAAAAACAAACCTGGACTTCCAGCAGTACGTGTTCATTAACCAGATGTGCTACCACCTGGCGCTGCCCTGGTACTCCAAGTACTTCCCGTACCTTGCCCTCATCCACACGATCATTCTCATGGTCAGCAGCAACTTCTGGTTCAAGTATCCCAAAACATGCTCGAAAGTGGAACATTTTGTTTCAATACTAGGCAAGTGCTTCGAATCTCCCTGGACGACCAAAGCGCTGTCAGAGACGGCGTGCGAAGACTCGGAGGAGAACAAGCAGAGGATGGCAGGTGCCCAGACTCTGCCCAAGCACGTGTCTACCAGCAGCGACGAGGGGAGCCCCAGCGCCAGCACCCCGATGATCAGCAAGACGGGCTTGAAGTTTTCAGCCGAGAAGCCGGTGATCGAAGTCCCCAGCATGACCATCCTGGATAAAAAGGACGGGGAACAGGCCAAAGCCCTGTTTGAGAAAGTGAGGAAGTTCCGCGCGCACGTGGAAGACAGCGACTTGATCTATAAACTCTACGTGGTCCAGACCGTTGTCAAAACGGCCAAGTTCATCTTCATCCTGTGCTACACCGCGAACTTCGTCAACGCCATCAGCTTCGAGCACGTCTGCAAGCCCGAAGTAGAGCACCTGACAGGCTACGAGGAGTTCGAGTGCACCCACAACATGGCCTACATGCTGAAGAAGCTGCTCGTCAGCTACATCTCCATCATCTGCGTCTACGGCTCCATCTGCCTCTACACTCTCTTCTGGCTGTTCCGGATCCCTCTGAAGGAGTACTCCTTTGAGAAGGTCCGAGAGGAGAGCAGTTTCAGTGACATCCCCGATGTCAAGAATGACTTTGCGTTCCTCCTGCACATGGTGGACCAGTACGACCAGCTCTACTCCAAGCGTTTCGGGGTGTTCCTGTCGGAAGTCAGCGAAAATAAACTTAGGGAGATTAGCTTGAACCACGAGTGGACCTTCGAGAAGCTGAGGCAGCACGTGTCGCGCAACGCGCAGGACAAGCAGGAGCTGCACCTGTTCATGCTGTCGGGGGTGCCCAACGCCGTCTTTGACCTCACGGACCTGGACGTGCTGAAGCTCGAGCTGATTCCAGAGGCTAAAATCCCTGCGAAGATTTCTCAGATGACTAACCTCCAAGAGCTTCACCTCTGCCACTGCCCTGCAAAAGTGGAGCAGACCGCTTTCAGCTTTCTGCGCGATCACTTGCGATGCCTTCACGTGAAGTTCACGGATGTGGCTGAAATCCCCGCCTGGGTGTATCTGCTCAAAAACCTCCGGGAGTTGTACTTGATCGGCAACTTGAGCTCCGAAAACAACAAGATGATCGGGCTTGAGTCCCTCCGGGAGCTGCGGCACCTGAAGGTCCTCCACGTGAAAAGCAACTTGGCCAAGGTTCCCTCCAACGTGACCGACGTGGCCCCGCACCTTACCAAGCTGGTCATCCATAATGACGGCACGAAGCTCTTGGTACTGAACAGCCTTAAGAAAATGATGAACGTGGCCGAGCTCGAACTCCAGAGCTGTGAGCTCGAGAGGATTCCACATGCGATTTTCAGCCTCTCCAACTTACAGGAACTGGATTTAAAGTCAAACAACATCCGCACAATCGAGGAAATCATCAGTTTCCAGCATTTGAAACGACTGACTTGCTTGAAATTATGGCATAATAAAATCGTCACCATTCCTCCCTCCATCACCCACGTCAAAAACCTCGAGTCACTTTATTTCTCTAACAACAAGCTCGAGTCCTTACCCGTGGCAGTGTTCAGTTTACAGAAACTCCGATGTTTAGATGTAAGCTACAACAACATTTCCGTGATTCCTGTAGAAATAGGGTTGCTTCAGAACCTGCAGCATTTGCACGTCACGGGGAACAAAGTGGACGTTCTGCCAAAGCAGTTGTTCAAATGCGTCAAGTTGAGGACTTTGAACCTGGGGCAGAACTGCATCACGTCCCTCCCAGAGAAGATCGGGCAGCTCTCCCAGCTCACGCAGCTGGAGCTGAAGGGGAACTGCTTGGACCACCTGCCAGCCCAGCTGGGCCAGTGCCGCCTGCTCAAGAAAAGCGGGCTTGTTGTGGAAGATCACCTTTTTGACACCCTGCCCCTGGAAGTCAAAGAAGCATTGAATCAAGACATAAACGTTCCCTTTGCAAACGGGATTTAACCCGAGACGACGCACGCGCTCCCGCGTGCGGGAGCAGCTTCCTGGACTGCAGGCGCTCATGTGCCAGTTACCGCAAGACATGCGTTTTAGGAGTAGGTGCATCTTTGAACGTAAAACGCAGAGAGGATGCATAGAAGCTGGTAGAAGACGTCACTGAATGTTCAATGTTTGTAGTGTTTTAAGGTGTTCACTTCCAAATCTTTtctcgctctctttttttttcttttggggaaagggaaggaaaaattgTAATCACtaatcttggtttctttttaaattgtttgtaACTTGGATGCTGCCGCTACTAAATGTTTACAAATTGCTTGCCTGCTAAAGTACATGATTAAATTGACATTTTCTTActctgccacttttttttttttttgaggtgtcTTGATTTACTTTGCTTAATTGGTGCAATATTGCTTTAATTCAGACCACTGACGACACATCAGGTCCAATCGTGTAAATTTAGGTTTGCTGAAATGTcgatttattttttgttctaattTAAAGCACCTCAAACAAGCACTTCTTAGCATATTTAACTGGTGCTACTGCTTCTGagaatcccattttacagattttacaCTCTTGAAGGCCTGGAATGCAGTTAAGGTGTGTAGATCATTgagggagttttgtttgtttgttttttaagaataaataacaagaaaaaataaaataatgctctCCTAACTAATAGCTGTTTTCCCATAGTCTGGAGTTGTGATTATATGATACATCTTTCTGTCAACACTGTAGGGTTgccaataaatagaaaatgttattttaaaataaatttaattacaaccaaaataaaaattttaatgcctTAATGATTAGCATCCTCCCAGTGTATTGCCGTGTGGAAGGCAACGCAACGTCAAAGCAAGTGTCACTGCATCACTTGCCCTCTTCACTGTCGTGGACAGAAAGTAGGACTCGTAGTTCAGTGAGTTGAAAACTGGACTGCCTCTGCTCATTTTAGTGGCAGGCTGTACTTGCTGTGCGTGCCTGCAGCGGGGAGGGGGCGTGCCCAGGAAAACGCGGGCAGAATGTGCTTTTTAGATGAcgctttttccttctttagctGACAAAGTGTCTAAATCCATTTCAGAAAATCAAAAACTTCCCTTCCATCGGTTCGGGTGTTGGTTGGCAGGTACTTATAGGCCTTTCTACAGGAGTGCCTTTTTCAGGAGAAGAGACTGTCTGGCCCTCTGGTTGAGAAGGTGGTGTCCTCTCCTTACAAGACTGGACTCATTCAGTGAAGCACTGGGCGGTCTCTCGCCACATCTTAGCATAGCTTGAAGGAGAACGCGAAGAGATGAGCTCGCATCCTTGCTCCTCCCCCCCAGGCTGACCCCTGGGGCTGCTGGCCGGCAGTAGGTGGGGGGCTGCCTGCCCTAGGGCCCCTGAGCGCCTCCAGAGGTGTTGTCACTGACGGGAAGGGCTGCGGCCACTGCGGCTGAGTTAGGGACTCACCCAGCTCCAGCGTCCTGGCCACGCCCTCTCCTCCTAAAAGACGTGAGGTAGAAAGAAGACCAGCTCATAGAAGCCCGGGCGTAGGAAGTCGGAGGACAGTGGCAGGTGTTCGGTGTCGGCCAGTTCTCTCCCGTGTATGCCTCTCCCGTTTCCCTCCGCACCCACGGATACATCCGCTGGCATTGATGttgcacctgctgtgtgcctcaCTACTTCAGGGGACGGGGGATTGATTCTCTGTTGCAGTAAGTCACAGCCGCTGACTACAAGGCGGTTTACCACACAGTGTGGGAGAGAATATCAATTAggcaaaaaatacaaatgattgtGGCAGAGAAGGTGTACAGAATCCGTGCGCGAAtcatggctggggaggggggataCGTCTAGTTAAGGCGGAGCGTCAGGGAGGCCCTGCACTTAGGAGCTCTGCGTGTAAACGCTCTGGCGTGTCTCCGCCCCACCAGCCACACCGAGCACCGTTCTCCCTGCCCAGCGACGCCACCACCAGAAATCAGCACAGCCTTTGTGGAAGGATGGCACAGTGTCTTGCTTGTGAGAAAGACAGGCCAGATCTTAGGATCCTGGTTTTGTGGACTAGGAAGcttgcttctttccttaaaaCAGGTGCGTGTTGTTGTTGACGGGCACGAGCGTCAGCACACCCACGACCCGCCttgttgccagaggggaggccTGTGGGAGCCAGTGTCTGGCCCACAGCCTCACCGCAGCCGCCCTGGCACCTGTTTCCTTATCAGCACTCGGGGCTCGGTCACCTAGACCTGATCGGTGCTGCGTGCCATCAGACAGCACCAGGGTGGCGTTGCTCTTACCCAGACTTCTGTGGACTTTACCAGCCTTTGACGGTTTCCTTGAACCCTTCAGAGGTCACGGTCAGTTGGTTCAAAGGCTACATTCCTTGCCACTGCTTGCAAACAGCCCTGTTTTAAAAGAAGCTTCCCAAGAAATGCTGACTCATCTAACAGATTTTAAATACCCGGGTCTTGGAGTCTCCACAAAACAGCAGATGAAATATGGGCCCAAATGCACTGCCAACCCACGTGCCTTCACAGGTTTATGTCGGCACTACACGCTCGAGACATGGAAACACAAGTCGGAGTGTGCAAGTTTGGCTTGCtagcattttcatttcttttttctaaactcCCTTGAGCACCATTTGAAGacagttattttaaagtgtctttaaATGCTCCACGTCTGTGCGAGTCCCACAAAGTCAGAGAGAACCAGCTAGCTCACTTTTGGCTGACTTTTTTCCCACCAACACTCAGCTGGCTCAGCAGAGATGATCGATCGGCTTTTTCACAGGTTCAGAAAGATGAGCTGAGATTGCTCCTGGGCCCTCACTCTCAGCAGAGGAGATTTAGCAGTTTAATAAGAGGTAGGAAGAGCTCGTCCTCCGTAGGTCCTGGAGAGCAGTGCAGATACTTGAGGCTTTTCATCCACTGAGGAGAACGTCACATTTTATTAACAGCTTTGCTAGTACTTTCTCTGACTGCCTCCCCTGGGCTCGGCTTCAACCAGCAACTAAACTCTTAAGTTGCTGTTGGAGCAGACTCT harbors:
- the LRRC8D gene encoding volume-regulated anion channel subunit LRRC8D, whose product is MFTLAEVASLNDIQPTYRILKPWWDVFMDYLAVVMLMVAIFAGTMQLTKDQVVCLPVLPSPINSKAHTPPGSADVTTHIPRAESATEQGRDGRTAKEISFGAAAVTPDMPLRATHPHADATAPGQEAKKEKKDPAGRKTNLDFQQYVFINQMCYHLALPWYSKYFPYLALIHTIILMVSSNFWFKYPKTCSKVEHFVSILGKCFESPWTTKALSETACEDSEENKQRMAGAQTLPKHVSTSSDEGSPSASTPMISKTGLKFSAEKPVIEVPSMTILDKKDGEQAKALFEKVRKFRAHVEDSDLIYKLYVVQTVVKTAKFIFILCYTANFVNAISFEHVCKPEVEHLTGYEEFECTHNMAYMLKKLLVSYISIICVYGSICLYTLFWLFRIPLKEYSFEKVREESSFSDIPDVKNDFAFLLHMVDQYDQLYSKRFGVFLSEVSENKLREISLNHEWTFEKLRQHVSRNAQDKQELHLFMLSGVPNAVFDLTDLDVLKLELIPEAKIPAKISQMTNLQELHLCHCPAKVEQTAFSFLRDHLRCLHVKFTDVAEIPAWVYLLKNLRELYLIGNLSSENNKMIGLESLRELRHLKVLHVKSNLAKVPSNVTDVAPHLTKLVIHNDGTKLLVLNSLKKMMNVAELELQSCELERIPHAIFSLSNLQELDLKSNNIRTIEEIISFQHLKRLTCLKLWHNKIVTIPPSITHVKNLESLYFSNNKLESLPVAVFSLQKLRCLDVSYNNISVIPVEIGLLQNLQHLHVTGNKVDVLPKQLFKCVKLRTLNLGQNCITSLPEKIGQLSQLTQLELKGNCLDHLPAQLGQCRLLKKSGLVVEDHLFDTLPLEVKEALNQDINVPFANGI